ACCAATAAATAGTTTAAAGTCAATGAATGGAAGCCTGGACATGGTTGTATCCAGCTTTTTGGCTGGATATGGTGATGGAAAAAACAGGCTATGTTGGAAAGGTTGACTAGAGAAGCTATTCCTGAGAGATCTCCCTCAGGGTGCATGGGAAAATTTCAGAGTATAAGGATACACAGCTTTACTAATGCGTTCACCAGCATAAAGAGAGGGTAGTTCCGAATCTGCGATTGGTGAATAATACCGCCACCCCAACCCACTATGTCCGACGTTACAGCGGTAGTGTTCAAGTTCATTCACACAGAGTATGGCATAATTTTGGAGAGTATCGCCATTATCTTCATGCACGGGTTTTCTATGATGCGGATGCCGAGCGCCGTAGCCTACTCGATCTCTGTTAGAAAAAACCAAACCTTTGCCACGGTTAGCGCAGAGTCCTCTTCGCCTTTGCCAGGCATCCTGAATGATACCACTCGGAAATGTCATGTGATACCTTCTTACTCAAATCATCCGTGCCCGGATTATAAACCGTCTAACCGATTCATATCGAGTAATATTTATTGTAGATCATTTATTGCAAACACAAATATAATATGCTATATTATCATTGCATCTACTATAATAGTGAGAGGATACAACTAGCATGCCGGTTTGCCCTTTCTGCTATTCAAAAAAAATGCGCAAGTACGGTATTTATCGCTACGCCGATACAGTAAGGCAAAAGTGGCGCTGTGAGCAGTGCGCGGGTGTCACCGCCTATCCGCTATCCCGCAAACCAAAACGTAGGCCCAGGCGACTTAGATAATCTACGAAACCGTATGAAATACTCCTTTCGTTGCTGAAAAGGAAGGGGATTCAACTTAGTAACAGGTTTTGGAGATGTTGTTTGAACAGATCCTTAACACGGAAACCAGGCATGGAATGATAAATGGGAGGCAAACTATGAAGATGACAAAACATGACCTCATCAAAGTTAACGATACAATCGCGCCGACAAGGGAGTGCTTGCCTAGACGGGATAATTTCGTAGCTAATTCCGGATCGCCCAGCTTTGAGGGCAGAGGGCTTGATTGGGAAGCAAATACTCTACCACTGAGTTACACCCGCGAAATTCGTATCTATTCTAGCCCGCAAAACCCTATCTGTAAAGAGAGGGTGCTTGCTTCGTCAAATTCCGGCACCGACATCGCCGGCCTGCTTGAAGGTTACCGGCTGTGCGCCGCCACCGAAGGGAAAAGCCCTAACTCCACGGCAATCGTTATCAACAGCATGAGATACCTCAACGACTTCCTCAGTTGCAGCGGCCTGAGCACCGACGTGACCGTAATAGGCACGCGGGAAATCAGGGCCTTCATCCTCTACCTGCAGCAGAAGGTATGCTTAAGCCATCACCCCTATAGCAAGCCGCAGCAGAGGGGTCTCTCCGGACACACCGTGAATACCTACATGAGGTCCATCCGGGCCTTCTGGTCCTGGCTCGTCGAAGAAGAGATCATCGAGCTAAATCCCTTCTCCAAACTTAAAATACCGAAGCCGCCCAGGAAGATCATAGCCACCTTCTCCCCGCACCAGATCGATTCACTGTTAGGCGCCATGAACGGCTCGGCGGAGGGCTATCGCAACACGGTCATCGTCCTTACCTTGCTGGATACCGGCCTGCGCATAAACGAGCTGATAAATCTGAAAATTGGAAACGTCTGTATTGAAGAAGGGCTGGTCAAGGTCCTGGGCAAGGGCAATAAGGAGAGGCTGGTGCCCATCGGTAAGCAGATTCGCAAACTGCTATGGCGCTACATCCATCAATATCGCCCCGAACCGGTTCTGCCTAAAATAGATAACCTATTCCTGACCCAGGACGGCAGGCCGCTAACCAAGAACCGCGTGGATGCTATTATGAAACGCTACGGCCTGATGGCCGGCCTCAGCGGCGTCAGATGCTCCCCTCACACCCTGAGACATACCTTTGCCATCAACTATCTTAGAAACGACGGCGATGTTTTCAGCCTGCAGAAGATATTGGGGCACTCATCACTTGAGATGACCAGGCGCTATTGCGAGTTGGCTAATGTGGATATTAAGAAGGCTCATGCTACGGCCAGCCCCGTGGATAATCTCGCGATGGAAAGGAAACTGGCTGTAGCCCGCGCTGCCAGGGACAGTAAAACTAAAAAGCGTTGAGATTAGCTGCCGTCGGCGGCTTCTTCGAAGATTGAAGATAGTGCCGTTATATACGGTACTGCGTCTTTTCGCACCTTTCGTGCCCCGGCGACTATTTTGCCAATGCGTTCATCGTTGGCATATCGGGCGGCTAGGGAGACAGTAGCTTCCCTGCACTTCTCCATTTCGTCCAAAGAGCCCGTGGCGAGATGATAGTTATGAGCATCTGCAGGCACAAGCCAGCAGTTGCCGGATTGTTCTTGAAGAACCTCCAGGTTCGGTTGCTTCTCGGAAGCGAAGTTGTCCACAGCAAATTCGTAAATATACTTGGAAACGTTGTCCAGATAGCTTTCCCTTATTGCGGGGGGAGTGCCCGAGAGCCCACCCGTTTCACCTGTACCCCAAGTGCTGACATTAAAACTGAGAACTGCACCTGGAGGGTTGTCCAAGAGCAAATTCGTTTCATCCTTGGCCTTGCTTCGGATTTCCGCCGCCAGAGCGCAACACATATAAACAAGTCTATCAAGCGATTTTCGCCACCGGCCATAGGATCCAAACTCCGAAAAGGAGGCTTTCAGTCTGGCCATAA
This window of the Dehalococcoidales bacterium genome carries:
- a CDS encoding tyrosine-type recombinase/integrase; the encoded protein is MKMTKHDLIKVNDTIAPTRECLPRRDNFVANSGSPSFEGRGLDWEANTLPLSYTREIRIYSSPQNPICKERVLASSNSGTDIAGLLEGYRLCAATEGKSPNSTAIVINSMRYLNDFLSCSGLSTDVTVIGTREIRAFILYLQQKVCLSHHPYSKPQQRGLSGHTVNTYMRSIRAFWSWLVEEEIIELNPFSKLKIPKPPRKIIATFSPHQIDSLLGAMNGSAEGYRNTVIVLTLLDTGLRINELINLKIGNVCIEEGLVKVLGKGNKERLVPIGKQIRKLLWRYIHQYRPEPVLPKIDNLFLTQDGRPLTKNRVDAIMKRYGLMAGLSGVRCSPHTLRHTFAINYLRNDGDVFSLQKILGHSSLEMTRRYCELANVDIKKAHATASPVDNLAMERKLAVARAARDSKTKKR